A genomic stretch from Solenopsis invicta isolate M01_SB chromosome 15, UNIL_Sinv_3.0, whole genome shotgun sequence includes:
- the LOC113006278 gene encoding uncharacterized protein LOC113006278, whose protein sequence is MSESAIHLAFEKLEGRESYNNWKFGMKMALIHENLWAAIEGYPEEDTTSEVEKKRRDQKALAKICLMIKPSAYAYVRSAENAKEAWSNLQKAYEDKGLSRRLTLLRTLSGMKLQNFKNMELYVSEIMSISQKLADMDAALDDEFVAVIMLSGLTEDYNPMVMALESANIRLTSDFVKAKLLQDIKYSNSSSEKALYSKNNKVENKDNVKDKQEKTTSKKDKADKALLVSVKNSDSEDWYIDSGATTHLSNKKDWFENFNSNTSHNIAVASGHKLKAYGTGDVLVSTRNGPKRISEVVYVPDLKTNLLSVSKMIKNNYIVIFNSEGCQVYDTEDCSIEGEVVVTASIHNGLYKLDTEELDTEVGNLAKHLDGEDIWHRRLGHLNRISMNLLKQGLATGVSFADEKGEQCIACLQGKQTRKPFKRIQSSRARNLLEIIHSDLYGPMPDYSWSGKRYILTFIDDFSRKVHAYFLASKNEVYSIFKEYQVMVENETGHTIKVLRTDNGREYLSQEFKAYLKSKGIRHQFTIPYTPEQNGVAERFNRTIVEKARCMMHDANCDHKMWAEAVNTAVYLKNRSPHKIIKGATPQEIWTGKKIDLSHLKVFGCLAYVHVPKNLRNKWDAKGKPYIFVGYCEDSKGYRLFDIEDKGKIIRARDVVFLENKFSVEERSEADNNLNSYIHLSNEDKEVLSSEEDIQQNDIRSERRSEEDEEEFQSLTDQEQQDAEEDNRETENRHQDHKDQDQEDQDNDKNQDQEDQDNVGEDIRETERRYPKRNRSSKKFSDYFLFQATCEPSDPKNLTEVLKRDDHNKWKKAMRAELYSMAKNKVWTLVDPPENQKIVKNKWVFRTKRNTMGEIVKYKARLVAKGFTQEYGVDYYETFSPVVRHSNHLDVDTAFLNGELSEKIYMYQPEGFIDSNNKEKVCLLKRAIYGLKQSSRVWNKKVENVLEKLGFKKSNYEACIYFKVLDKSIIIIALYVDDFLIFSNDEKDCLKLKDQLMKCFKIKDLGKAKRCLGLNIHKDNFMNTISINQKDFIQELLVRFNLTEAKDVVTPMEVGSKLNYNEKENIDVPYQQLIGALMFLAVNTRPDIAFVTSYLSQFNLNHNAQHWKAAKRILRYLKGTIDYSLTYQKTNSLNVVGFCDADWANDLNDRKSYTGFVFILGNGAISWEARKQRLVALSSTEAEYIALSESAKEAIHLKGLLNELISYDEKIILCNDNQSAQKLACNPVFHNKTKHIEIKYHFVRQTVDRNLITLKYVSTDKMIADIFTKSLNGPKHKFCTKGLGLKRF, encoded by the exons ATGAGTGAATCGGCAATTCATCTTGCTTTTGAAAAGCTAGAAGGACGCGAAAGTTACAATAACTGGAAATTCGGCATGAAGATGGCCCTGATTCATGAAAATTTGTGGGCTGCGATAGAGGGTTATCCTGAAGAAGACACAACTTCAGAAGTCGAGAAGAAACGAAGAGATCAGAAAGCTTTAGCGAAAATATGCTTAATGATAAAACCTTCTGCGTATGCGTATGTGAGATCTGCTGAAAATGCAAAAGAAGCTTGGTCAAATTTACAAAAAGCATATGAAGACAAAGGACTATCAAGAAGATTGACGTTGCTACGCACATTGTCAGGAATGAAGTTgcagaatttcaaaaatatggaACTTTATGTAAGTGAGATAATGTCTATTTCACAGAAGTTAGCTGATATGGATGCTGCGTTAGACGACGAATTTGTTGCTGTCATTATGTTAAGTGGACTTACAGAAGATTATAATCCTATGGTAATGGCCTTAGAAAGTGCTAACATCAGATTGACCAGTGATTTTGTTAAAGCTAAGCTATTGCaggatattaaatattctaatagcTCAAGCGAAAAGGCgctttattcaaaaaataataaagt ggaaaataaagataatgtgAAGGATAAGCAAGAAAAAACGACAAGCAAGAAGGATAAAGCTGATAAAGCTTTACTTGTGTCAGTGAAGAATTCAGATTCGGAAGATTGGTACATCGATTCAGGAGCGACTACACATCTTTCAAACAAGAAGGACtggtttgaaaattttaattcaaatacttCTCATAATATTGCTGTTGCTAGTGGACATAAGTTAAAGGCTTATGGTACAGGAGATGTACTGGTTTCTACAAGAAATGGTCCGAAGAGAATTTCTGAAGTAGTCTATGTACCAGATTTAAAAACCAATCTGCTTTCTGTaagtaaaatgattaaaaataattacattgttatttttaattccgaagGTTGTCAAGTTTATGATACTGAAGACTGTTCAATCGAAGGTGAAGTAGTTGTAACAGCTTCAATTCATAATGGTTTATATAAATTGGATACAGAAGAATTGGATACAGAAGTCGGAAATCTGGCGAAGCATCTGGATGGTGAAGATATCTGGCATAGAAGACTTGGACATCTCAATCGTATAAGTAtgaatttattgaaacaaggTTTGGCAACAGGAGTTAGTTTCGCTGATGAAAAAGGTGAGCAATGTATTGCATGCTTACAAGGTAAACAAACAAGGAAGCCATTCAAAAGAATTCAATCAAGTAGAGCTAGAAATTTACTTGAGATTATTCATTCTGATTTGTATGGCCCTATGCCTGATTATTCTTGGAGTGGAAAAAGGTACATTCTTACTTTCATAGATGATTTCTCAAGAAAAGTTCATGCTTATTTTCTTGCTTCGAAAAATGAagtatattcaatattcaagGAATATCAAGTCATGGTGGAGAATGAAACAGGTCATACAATAAAGGTTCTTCGCACTGATAATGGACGAGAATATCTTAGTCAGGAATTTAAGGCTTATCTGAAATCAAAGGGCATCAGACATCAATTTACAATTCCTTATACTCCGGAACAGAATGGAGTGGCGGAAAGATTTAATAGGACAATCGTAGAAAAAGCACGTTGTATGATGCATGATGCTAATTGTGATCACAAGATGTGGGCAGAAGCAGTTAATACTGctgtctatttaaaaaatcgttctccacataaaataattaaaggagCAACTCCTCAAGAGATATGGACAGGTAAAAAAATAGATCTCAGTCATTTAAAAGTCTTTGGTTGTCTAGCATATGTACATGTTCCAAAGAATCTAAGAAATAAATGGGATGCAAAAGGAAAACCCTATATATTTGTTGGCTATTGTGAAGATTCCAAAGGCTACCGATTATTTGATATAGAAGATAAAGGAAAGATTATCAGAGCAAGAGATGTTGTTTtcttggaaaataaattttcagtagaAGAAAGAAGTGAAgcagataataatttaaattcttatattcaTTTGAGTAATGAAGATAAAGAAGTTCTTTCTTCTGAAGAAGACAtacaacaaaatgatattagatCAGAAAGAAGAtctgaagaagatgaagaagaattTCAAAGTTTAACAGATCAAGAACAACAAGATGCTGAAGAAGACAATAGAGAAACAGAGAATAGACATCAAGATCATAAAGATCAAGATCAAGAGGATcaagataatgataaaaatcaagATCAAGAGGATCAAGATAATGTAGGAGAAGACAttagagaaacagagagaagaTATCCTAAAAGAAATAGAAGTAGCAAGAAGTTTTCCGATTATTTCCTGTTTCAAGCAACCTGTGAGCCAAGTGATCCTAAGAATCTTACTGAAGTTTTGAAGCGAGATGACcataataaatggaaaaaagcAATGAGAGCAGAACTTTATTCAATGGCGAAAAATAAGGTTTGGACTTTGGTAGATCCTCCAGAGAatcaaaaaatagttaaaaataagtGGGTATTTCGtactaaaagaaatacaatGGGTGAAATAGTCAAATATAAAGCTCGTTTAGTAGCTAAAGGTTTTACCCAAGAATACGGTGTAGATTACTATGAAACTTTCTCGCCAGTAGTAAGACATTCAa atcATTTGGATGTCGATACTGCCTTTCTAAATGGTGAATTATCAGAAAAAATCTATATGTATCAGCCAGAAGGTTTCATAGattcaaataataaagaaaaagtatgTTTATTGAAAAGAGCGATCTATGGTCTCAAACAATCTTCCAGAGTTTGGAACAAAAAGGTTGAAaatgttttggaaaaattaggtttcaaaaaatcaaattatgaaGCCTGTATATACTTTAAAGTTTTAGacaaatctattataattattgcattatatgtGGATGATTTTTTGATTTTCTCTAATGATGAGAAAGATTGTTTAAAACTTAAAGATCAATTAATgaagtgttttaaaattaaagatttaggAAAAGCTAAACGATGTTTAggtttaaatatacataaagataatttCATGAATACAATTAGTATcaatcaaaaagattttattcagGAATTACTTGTTAGATTTAATTTAACTGAAGCGAAAGATGTTGTTACTCCTATGGAAGTTGGTtctaagttaaattataatgaaaaagaaaatattgatgtaCCCTACCAACAATTAATTGGAGCTTTAATGTTTTTAGCAGTTAATACTAGACCTGATATTGCTTTTGTAACTAGCTATTTAAGTCAATTCAATTTAAATCATAATGCCCAGCATTGGAAAGctgcaaaaagaattctaagATATTTAAAAGGGACAATCGATTATTCTTTAACTTATCAAAAAACTAATTCTTTGAATGTGGTTGGTTTCTGTGATGCAGACTGGGCAAATGATTTAAATGATCGAAAGTCTTATACtggttttgtatttattttaggAAATGGTGCAATATCTTGGGAGGCTCGAAAACAGCGTTTAGTGGCATTATCGAGTACAGAAgcagaatatattgctctttccGAGTCTGCCAAGGAAGCTATACATTTAAAAGGcttattaaatgaattaattagttATGATGAGAAAATTATCTTATGTAATGATAATCAGAGTGCACAAAAGTTGGCATGTAATCCTGTGTTTCATAACAAGACAAAACACATTGAAATCAAATATCATTTTGTCAGACAAACTGTTGacagaaatttaattacacTTAAATATGTTTCCACTGACAAGATGATAGCTGATATATTTACTAAGTCTTTAAATGGTCCAAAgcataaattttgtacaaaaggACTAGGTTTAAAAAggttttaa